One part of the Tachysurus vachellii isolate PV-2020 chromosome 6, HZAU_Pvac_v1, whole genome shotgun sequence genome encodes these proteins:
- the LOC132847675 gene encoding DNA-directed RNA polymerase II subunit RPB1-like, whose translation MDPSHQPASRPIRSTPHHPRPSPYPRPMAADVMESYRRFQLLHITHELVTCLEQLCSPDLPEHPHLLFHIVRGPLTSTSSTQTPLPNLVDQRTQTDGCPHVELCNPELGTPASPPPPVPHAYIRPLSPALASPPSDSGPGTPDYIPSSPSDYGPGSPDYSPTSPSDY comes from the exons atgg ATCCCTCGCATCAGCCAGCTAGTCGCCCTATCAGGTCcacacctcaccatcctcgtccgtctccctacccaaggccaatggccgctgatgtcatggaaagctatcgccgcttccagctacttcatatcacccatgagctcgttacgtgtctggaacagctctgttctcctgacctccccgagcatcctcatctgctgttccatattgtgagaGGGCCTCTTACTAGCACATCCTCGACTCAAACCCCTCTGCCTAACCTCGTGGATCAGAGAacccaaactgatggctgtcctcatgttgagctttgcaaccctgagctcgggactcccgcttctcctcctcctccagtgccTCATGCCTATATCCGTCCTCTCAGTCCTGCCTTGGCATCTCCTCCCTCTGATTCCGGCCCTGGAACCCcagattacattccttcttctccctctgattatGGCCCTGGATCCCCAGACTATTCCCCTACTTCGCCCTCCGATTACtga